Part of the Streptomyces sp. FXJ1.172 genome, GCGAAGTCCTGGTCAGCAGGCTCTTCGAGGTAGGCGTCGATAGCTGTCCGAGCCCATCGTTGTGCAGAACTCACCAGCTCGTCACGGATCTCATCCTGGTTCATCGAAGAACCGTAAGCGGAGATCTGTGTCCATCGCATCGGACCGTCGGTCCGCCTGAACCGTCGGCCGGTGCCACGGGACCACGGCCACCGGCTAGTCTCCACCGCATGGCACACACCCACTGGGCAGTTGAGTACCCGGTCGACCCGTCCGCTTCCCCCACCCCCGTGGGAGGCAAGCTGCTCATAAGCCTTGAGGCCGCTCTCGCCGATGCCCCTCTCGATGAATGGGCGTACGAAGTGGCCGGCGAACCGGTCGAGGGCTACCAGGAGTTCCGGAAGCGCCTCGACGCGGCGGCAAGCATCAGCGAGGGTGAGTTCGTCGCGCGCGCCAACGGTATCGTCGTGCGGTCGTCCTGACCTGCCCAGTACGGACAGCGACGGCCCCGGGCTTCCTCGCCTGGGGACGCCGCTCGTATTTCGTCTCCCGGACCGTTCTTGCTGGCCGGGACCCGCCCTGGGATCTTCTATCGCGGTCGTCGTAGGAGTTCACGCAGCCTTTGGAGTACGCCGATCCAGGCTTCGGCGAGTGTCTCAAAGTCGCTGGCGAGCTTTGCGCCCATCACGCACACGACGCTGATGAAGCCGATCACCGCGAGCACCCACAGGGTGGGACCTTCCACTGACTTTCCCTTCGAGAGCGGCGGCTGCCGCCTCTTGGGAAAGGGTCAGGCGGCGAGCACGCAGGAGTTGGAGGAGAACGGCAACGTGGCCGGTCCTCCAGGTGCTCGGGGGACACGCGGCGCCGCGAGCCGGATCACGCCGCATGGAGATGACTGACAGGTAGGTGCTGGCGACAGAAAGCCGCCGTGAACCAGCCCTAGCTGCGCGTGCAGGAGGTCAAGAGCGAGAAGCCAGAACTGCTCAGCAGCCTTAGCACCACGGTCCAGGTCATCGAATGGCGGCAGGTCTGCCGCCGCCCGAATGGGCGTCGAGCCGACAGCCTGCGTTGTGATTGACGGAAGCTGAGTTGCTTCCTCCGCCGACCTGAGCAGAGATCGCGCGAACTCGATGGAGTCCTGCTGTTCCTGAGCTTGGTGCAGGACCTGCCTATGGTCATCGGCGGCGAGAACGGTGCGCAGGACCGAGCCGGCTGACGTGGTCTTGCCGGACTGCACGTACTGCTCAACCCGGACCACGCCACACGCCAACGCGAGCGCGTCAAGCATGGCTGCCATGCCGCTGGCGTTCGATCCGATCAGCACCCCAGTGGTCGCTTTGATACGGAACGATGCAGCATGCCGGAACCGCTCAGGGCGCAGTTGCACGGCGACTGCATCGGACATGGCCCGCAGTCTAGGCGGCCACGCTGGCTGGCCAAGCAGGATTCGCAACTGGGGAGAAACTGGAGACCTCTACTTGACGCAATGGAGGGGCTGGTCGCCCTCTCGGAGACGTCAGGAGTGCGCAGGATCCGGCAAAGGGGCCAGCCACGCGCAGTGCCAGCTGGCCCCCTCAACGTCCGGTTCTACGCCCATGCGACGCCTAGCTCAACGAGCGCTGCCCGCTGCTCCTCGGTGAGTTTGTCGCGCCGCGATTTGGTGTTCGAGACCCATACGCCCAGTTTCACGACTACCGGCTCCGTCTCGCCGTCGACTGCGATTTCTTCGCTGTGGCCGCGTGGCACCGGCCGCTGACCTTCCCGCTCCACCCACTGCGCGAGGGCTGCCAGGCCGCGCTGGAACGCCTGCTGCGCCTTGGTCGGGTCCTTCGCCGCACACCCGGCTGCCGGGGCGGGAGAGGGCTCCTCCAGTGGCTTGATGCCCAGCACGGTCAGCCGCTGCTGCTGTTCGGGTTGGAGCCGTGCCCAGGTGCCGGGCTGCTTCTGCTGCTGGAGCCATTTGCCGATGTCGTCGCCGTCCATGAGTACGCCGGGGGCGATGTCGGGCAGGTGGCCGTCGGCGTCGACGAGGTCGGCGAGGACGCGGTAGTGGCGTTGCCAGTCTAGTGGCCAGGGGCAGTCCCAGTCTGGGTCGATCTCCGTCAGCTGCGCCGCGCGTATGGCGGCCCGCTCGGGGTCCTTGCCCAGGCCGTTCTTCGCGCCTTTGCGGCGGAGGTTGGCCATGTGTTGCCCGATGGGCACCATCGCCTTGCCCTCGCCCCACACCGCGTCCTGACGGGACGCGAGGTGTCCGGTCGCCCGCCGGTAGGACCGGAGCGCGGCGAGCTTGGCCTCCCACGCTCGCTTCCTCGCCCGGCTCCCAGACCATTCCGGCTTCCGGCGCGTCCAGGAGGACCTTGCGCCTGTGACGGAGCCCTGATTTTCAGGGGCTTGGTCGTTTGGGACTGGTGCCCCGTCTTTGGGGGTGGGACTGGGGACGGTTGGAGCGGCTGCGTTCGGGCGTGATGGGCGTGGCCTGGTTGCGTGTTCGGTTTGCTTGTTCGGGTGGTTGGGCTGCGGTCCTGTAGTTGGGTGGGAATGATCTCGGTTTTCCTGGAGGCGTACTGGTGCGTCCAATGGCAACTGCGCCATCTGGGCTACAGTCCCGCATGGGCATTGCAGACACATCCATCGCGGCCGCTTCAGCCGCGTTCAGCGGACTCGCTGCATTCGGCGCTTGGAAGGCTTCACGTCAGGCGAACGGCACCGCGGCATCTGTCGCTCAGATCGAACGGGACCGCTGGCACAACGCGCTGACTCCACAGCTTCGGCTGAAACTTGAGCAGTCAGATGGGCTGCTCTACGTCCGCTTCGATGGTCCGGCCCAGCTGGGCCGACTGAGCATACGACTCATCATTCGCGACGACTTCGACCGTACTGGGGTACCCGGACTCGCTGGCGGTCCGACGCCGGACGAGATCGCACAGGTCGTCTGGGGCCCCTACCGGTTCCGGCCCGGAGTCGACGGCGCCGACCAACTCGGTCGGACCGTCACGCCGTTCCCGCTGGAAGCAGGTGACCGTACTCGGCTCGCACTTGACCCTTCCGTAAAGCCGGCCTGGTACGAAGGCACTGATGGTGAGCAACGCTGGCGGCGGCAGTACCAGAACGCGACGATCAGGCTGTGGGCCGACTGCGAAGTCGAAGGGCACAAGCCTTGGCGGCTCAGCTTCGGTGTCACTCAGGATGGCCGGTGGGCGCAGACCGGCCGCACCGTCGGCAGCTGAGGCCGTACGAGGCGAGTCAATCCCGCGGCTGCCTGGGCGGTGATGCTGCTGGTCAGTGGCGTGTGTGGGTGAGGAAGACGCGGAGTGGGTCGTTCGCGTTGGGGTCAGGCGGGCGAGGCCGGTAGGCGGCGATGAGGCTGAGGGCGTCGTCGCGATGTGGCCGGTTCGGCAGGGTGGCGAGTGCGCGGGCGAGGGCAACGGTTTCCGGATAGATCACCAGGTCGCGGGTCAGGAGTGCGGGGGAGGCGCTGCCTGTGGTGGTCAGGTGGGGGTTGGTCGCACAGAGCTGGTTGAGGCGGGGGTGCCAGCGGTGGGTGAAGTGTTGCTGGTGGTCGTACCAGCGGGTGGTGATGGCGCGTGCTGTGGTCCAGGCGGTGGCGGCGCGGGGGTGCCGTAGCAGGTGCTGGTGGGTGTGGTGCGCGGCGGCGAGTTCGGGCACGCCTTGGGTGTGGACGGTGGTGGTGAGTCGTGGGTCGGAGGCGGCTTGGTGGTGGCGTGGGCACATCAGCCGGTGCGGCGGCCGATGAACCCAGGCGGTGTCGGTGGTGCCGTGACTGCGGTGGCGGATGCACAGAGTGCAGGCGCGGACGGGCTGCTGCCCGGCCTCCATCCGCTTCCAGGTCGCGGCCGCCTGGGTGTCGTGGGCGTTGCCCAGCAGGGCGAGGTGGGGTAGGGCGCGCCTGAGGTGGGGCAGCGGGATGCGGGCCAGGGCGGCGAGATGCCGGGCCGCGGTGTGATTGAGGTGGAGTTCGGCTGCCGGCAGGGCGCCGTGACCGTGGAGGGTGACGCCGACGCCGTCGAGGAGCTGGGGAGGCGTCAGCTGATAGGCGCTGGCAAGCCGTTGCACGTATGAGGCGGTCGCTTCGCCGGTCAGCGGCCGTACGTGGAGCACGCCCGGCGCGGCTGACGGGATCTGCAGCCATGTCCCTGCGGTGACGACACTGCGCTGCGCGGGGACGGCTGCGGCCGTATCCCGGGCCGTGACGTCTGTCCGGGTCATGGGGTGCTGGTACTGCGGTTTCGGGGTCGGTAGTGCTGTTCGGCGAGGTGGTCGAGGCGGACTGCTTCGAGGGTGGTTTTGGTGATGCGTTCGGTGCCGTCGATGAGGGCGGTGATGGCGGCCTGGCGGATGAGGCGGGCGAGGCTGCCGATGCGGCCGGCGGTTCGTTCATGGAGGTAGGGGGCCTGCTGGGGGAAGGTTCCGGGCCGGTGGTGGCGCAGGTCGAGTGCGCTCTCCATCGCTTTGACGAGGTCGCGGAAGGGCTCGCTGTCGCCGAGGCGGGCGGGGAAGGCGGCGCAGTCGATGAGGGAGGCGCGTCCGGCGAGCTGCGCGCCGCGTACTCCGGTGAACAGGGGTGTGGCGGTGACGTCGATGCCGGCGTAGACGAAGGTGGCGCCGATGCGTTCGGTGAGGTCTTTGAGCAGGTCCGCGGTCTGGGCGCCGGTGGTGGTGCGGGGGTTGAGCCGGTGGACCTCGTCGATCATCACCAGTTGCACCCGGGCGGCGGTGTAGGTGTGGCAGACGGCGTTGGTGATCTGAGCCTGGGACATGCTGCGGCGACGGGGATGCCGAGGTAGCGGGCGAACTCGGTGGCCAGTGTCTTGGCGCTGGCGGCGGGCGGGACCAGGACGTAGGCGACGGGCACCTGCCCGGCTGCTGCCGTGGGGCCGTGGCGGCGGGTGTGGGCGAGGTGGCAGGCGCGTCCGACCTGGAGCAGCGCGGTGGTTTCCCGCAGCGGGGCCGGTGACGATCAGGGACGGCCGTGCGGTGACCGTCTGGTGGCGGCCGAGGATCATCAGGGTACGCACGTTTTTGGCGAGGGTGTCGATGGCCGGGGTGCGCACGGTGACGAACCGCGAGTGGTAGGCGAGGCGTTCGGCGAGGCTGCGGGGCGGCGCGCCGGGCGGGGGAGGGGCTGCCACGGGGGTGGTGGCGAAGGCTTGGAAACCGTCCCAGGTGGTCACCGACTGCTGTTGCGCCTCAGCGGCGTCGCCG contains:
- a CDS encoding TniQ family protein, coding for MTRTDVTARDTAAAVPAQRSVVTAGTWLQIPSAAPGVLHVRPLTGEATASYVQRLASAYQLTPPQLLDGVGVTLHGHGALPAAELHLNHTAARHLAALARIPLPHLRRALPHLALLGNAHDTQAAATWKRMEAGQQPVRACTLCIRHRSHGTTDTAWVHRPPHRLMCPRHHQAASDPRLTTTVHTQGVPELAAAHHTHQHLLRHPRAATAWTTARAITTRWYDHQQHFTHRWHPRLNQLCATNPHLTTTGSASPALLTRDLVIYPETVALARALATLPNRPHRDDALSLIAAYRPRPPDPNANDPLRVFLTHTRH